A single Pseudodesulfovibrio aespoeensis Aspo-2 DNA region contains:
- a CDS encoding response regulator, with amino-acid sequence MADPISVLLVDDEPDLLDFLSKRLNRRGFIVQTASNGRQALAAIGVLPPDVVILDMLMPGGMDGLATLREIRRLFPLVEVLLLTAHASTEAALRGMELGAYDYLIKPVAIGELVLKIEEASGKRGVMASPLDPDVNHDA; translated from the coding sequence ATGGCTGATCCCATTTCCGTATTGTTGGTGGACGACGAGCCTGATCTGCTGGACTTTCTCTCCAAGCGGCTGAACCGCCGCGGATTCATCGTCCAGACGGCTTCCAATGGCCGACAGGCGCTGGCCGCGATTGGCGTTCTCCCGCCGGATGTCGTCATTCTGGACATGCTCATGCCCGGCGGCATGGACGGGCTGGCGACCCTCAGGGAAATCCGCCGTCTCTTCCCGCTGGTGGAAGTGCTGCTGCTCACGGCCCACGCATCCACCGAGGCTGCTTTGCGCGGCATGGAGCTTGGCGCATACGACTATTTGATCAAACCGGTGGCCATCGGCGAGCTGGTGCTCAAGATTGAAGAGGCCTCGGGCAAGCGTGGCGTCATGGCCAGCCCCCTGGACCCGGACGTGAATCACGACGCCTGA
- a CDS encoding IS1595 family transposase — MRKSRLSQKKQLRLIEHFVAGTTARCAADLVGVNVKTAAFYFHRLREIIAEEEAGEGMDFGEFEVDESYFGGKRKGKRGRGAAGKVPVFGILKRGGKVYTQVIPDAKSKTLLPIIRGKVQPDSIVYSDALYSYNVLDVSEFKHFRINHSRLFADKQNHINGIENFWNQAKRHMRKFNGIPTKNFPLFLKECEWRFNNTNPQRQFKQLKQWVKKHMG; from the coding sequence ATGCGAAAAAGTCGTTTGAGTCAGAAAAAGCAGCTCCGATTGATTGAGCATTTTGTAGCTGGCACCACTGCCCGCTGTGCAGCTGATCTGGTTGGAGTGAACGTCAAAACAGCCGCCTTTTACTTTCATCGGCTCCGGGAAATCATAGCTGAAGAAGAGGCCGGTGAAGGGATGGATTTTGGCGAATTTGAAGTCGATGAAAGTTACTTCGGAGGAAAGCGGAAGGGCAAACGGGGCCGAGGGGCCGCAGGCAAGGTGCCTGTTTTTGGAATTCTTAAAAGAGGCGGGAAGGTATACACACAGGTGATTCCTGACGCCAAGAGCAAGACGTTGCTGCCTATTATTCGTGGGAAAGTGCAACCAGACAGTATCGTGTACTCAGATGCTCTTTACAGCTACAATGTCCTCGACGTTTCCGAGTTCAAACACTTCAGGATCAACCATTCGAGGTTGTTTGCCGACAAGCAAAACCACATCAATGGGATTGAAAATTTTTGGAACCAGGCCAAGCGCCACATGAGGAAATTCAACGGCATTCCGACCAAGAACTTTCCTCTATTCTTGAAGGAGTGTGAGTGGCGTTTTAACAACACCAATCCACAAAGACAGTTTAAGCAACTGAAACAGTGGGTTAAGAAACATATGGGCTAG
- a CDS encoding PEP/pyruvate-binding domain-containing protein, translating to MTTFWTRISRLVGLADPEEIETLERSLRLDFRKRCSLFRQLVGSNNLALEVMSEIEELLRGATPFGVPQIRGMCALTTANVFKMIRCLNGMTNGRYNALFGRLRAIQEEMGRHVEGGREPLAGPLVLPLGQIGAADSGEVGPKMANLGELGRIGLAVPRGFVITASAFRRFFEHAGLTAEIEGLIRERQVDRLDERYALSSTIQEMIVAAPLPDDLLQDIEGHCQALARDHGDEVRLAIRSSALGEDLPDASFAGQYRTELGVRLEQVARSYKEVVASKYGVAAMTYRWNRGIPDEGMAVCVGCLLMVDAAAGGVVYTLDPVNPVDHRLVIHAAPGLPTAVVDGNIQADRYLVSRDDPPRIVQSHVPRKDSMAQLDAQEGIAHIQLQGRDALAQAIDTPVILDLCRKALAVERHFGQPQDVEWVLDRQGALVFLQARPMTSHASIVLENEDTPGLPLLLSDGEPASPGAACGKVFVVRKNADAFSFPEGAVLVTAQALPRWAPLLSKAVAVVAETGSAAGHLANVAREFDVPAVFGLENAVSLLEGSEMVTVDGTHGRVYSGCAESLLADQAEKRPGFMLGSPVMNTLASVARHIVPLTLLDPESPDFTPEYCRTLHDITRFCHEKSVGELFAADSGPVRNRLAKQLRYRGRPLKYWLIDLGNGFRNPPQDRFIDFENIASRPLHVLWEGMTAKDWSGPPMLDVRGFAAIISQAATNRDIEPAMASSFEVKNYFMITDTFLSLQSRFGFHFCTLEALLGDVAEENYVSFRFKGGAADLDRRILRAELVADILEEYGFRTELRQDALLARAEGLPRPELEEKLRILGFVMIHTKQLDMVMKNRRMAVAYEQRLRRDLEIMIGSHQGTVG from the coding sequence ATGACCACGTTCTGGACCAGGATTTCAAGGCTTGTCGGCTTGGCCGACCCCGAGGAAATCGAAACGCTGGAGCGTTCTCTGCGCCTCGATTTTCGCAAACGCTGCTCCCTGTTCCGGCAGCTTGTCGGCTCCAACAACCTCGCTCTTGAGGTCATGAGCGAAATCGAGGAGCTGTTGCGCGGCGCCACCCCGTTCGGCGTGCCGCAGATACGCGGCATGTGTGCACTGACTACGGCCAACGTCTTCAAGATGATCCGCTGCCTTAATGGCATGACCAATGGCCGCTACAACGCGCTCTTTGGCCGTTTGCGCGCCATTCAGGAGGAGATGGGCCGTCATGTGGAAGGTGGCCGCGAGCCTCTGGCCGGACCGCTGGTGCTCCCGCTTGGGCAGATCGGCGCTGCGGATTCGGGCGAGGTCGGCCCCAAGATGGCGAATCTTGGCGAGCTGGGCCGGATCGGACTGGCCGTGCCCCGCGGATTCGTGATCACGGCCAGTGCGTTCCGACGTTTTTTTGAACATGCCGGGCTGACTGCGGAGATCGAGGGCCTCATTCGGGAGCGGCAGGTGGACCGGTTGGACGAACGCTACGCCCTGTCCTCGACCATACAGGAAATGATCGTGGCCGCGCCGCTGCCTGACGACTTGCTCCAGGACATCGAGGGGCACTGTCAGGCACTCGCCCGCGACCATGGCGACGAGGTCCGGCTGGCGATCCGCTCCTCGGCTCTTGGCGAGGATCTGCCGGATGCCTCCTTTGCAGGACAGTACCGCACCGAGCTGGGCGTACGGCTGGAGCAGGTAGCCCGCTCATACAAGGAGGTCGTTGCCAGCAAATACGGCGTCGCGGCCATGACCTACCGCTGGAACCGGGGCATACCCGACGAGGGCATGGCCGTGTGCGTCGGGTGCCTGCTGATGGTCGATGCGGCGGCAGGCGGCGTGGTCTACACCCTTGACCCAGTCAACCCGGTCGATCACAGGCTGGTCATCCACGCCGCGCCGGGTCTGCCCACGGCGGTGGTGGACGGCAACATCCAGGCGGACCGATACCTGGTCTCGCGTGACGATCCGCCAAGGATCGTGCAATCCCATGTCCCACGGAAGGATTCCATGGCCCAGCTGGACGCGCAAGAGGGTATCGCCCACATACAGCTGCAAGGCCGGGACGCCCTGGCCCAGGCCATAGACACCCCGGTGATCCTTGACCTGTGCCGAAAGGCGTTGGCCGTGGAGCGCCACTTTGGCCAGCCCCAGGATGTGGAGTGGGTGCTCGACCGCCAGGGAGCCCTGGTCTTTCTCCAAGCACGGCCCATGACCAGCCACGCCTCCATTGTTCTGGAAAATGAGGACACTCCCGGGCTGCCCCTGCTGCTCTCCGACGGCGAGCCCGCCTCGCCCGGCGCGGCCTGCGGCAAGGTTTTCGTGGTCCGCAAGAACGCCGATGCCTTTTCCTTTCCCGAAGGGGCAGTGCTGGTGACGGCCCAGGCCCTGCCGCGCTGGGCGCCTCTGCTCTCCAAAGCGGTCGCAGTGGTCGCCGAGACCGGTAGCGCAGCCGGGCATCTGGCAAACGTGGCCAGGGAGTTCGACGTGCCCGCAGTCTTTGGGCTTGAAAACGCGGTTTCGCTCCTGGAAGGCAGTGAGATGGTCACTGTGGACGGAACCCATGGCCGGGTGTATTCCGGCTGTGCCGAGAGCCTGCTGGCCGATCAGGCAGAGAAGAGGCCGGGATTCATGCTCGGCAGCCCGGTCATGAACACCCTCGCCAGCGTGGCGCGGCACATAGTGCCCCTGACCCTGCTCGACCCCGAATCGCCCGATTTCACCCCGGAATACTGCCGCACCCTGCACGATATCACCCGCTTCTGCCACGAGAAGTCCGTTGGCGAGCTGTTCGCCGCCGACAGCGGGCCGGTGCGCAATCGGCTGGCCAAACAACTCCGGTACAGGGGCAGGCCGCTCAAATACTGGCTCATCGACCTGGGCAACGGATTCAGGAATCCGCCCCAGGATCGTTTCATCGATTTCGAGAACATCGCCTCCCGGCCCCTGCATGTGCTCTGGGAAGGCATGACCGCCAAGGATTGGAGCGGTCCGCCGATGCTCGATGTCAGGGGATTCGCCGCCATCATCAGTCAGGCGGCCACCAATCGGGACATCGAGCCGGCCATGGCCTCCAGCTTTGAGGTCAAGAACTACTTCATGATCACCGACACCTTCCTCTCGCTCCAATCCCGGTTCGGGTTCCACTTCTGCACACTTGAAGCCCTGCTGGGTGACGTTGCGGAAGAGAACTACGTCAGTTTCCGCTTCAAGGGCGGTGCGGCGGATCTGGATCGGCGCATCCTGCGGGCCGAGCTGGTGGCCGACATCCTGGAGGAATACGGCTTTCGCACCGAACTGCGTCAGGACGCCCTGCTGGCCAGGGCCGAGGGCCTGCCCCGTCCCGAGCTTGAGGAAAAGCTCAGAATTCTGGGATTCGTCATGATTCACACCAAGCAACTGGACATGGTCATGAAGAACCGAAGAATGGCAGTCGCCTACGAACAAAGGCTGCGGCGCGACCTGGAAATCATGATCGGAAGCCACCAAGGTACAGTCGGCTAG
- the mutM gene encoding bifunctional DNA-formamidopyrimidine glycosylase/DNA-(apurinic or apyrimidinic site) lyase: protein MPELPEVEVIARGLHAVLVGRVIAAVEPVDPTRLSEDGAALAAKVVGAGVVRVSRRAKVLLIGLGNGATLAFHLKMTGRVVHGPMRPVERHDRTRFILDDGSLLCFADMRRFGYVRAFAPGGLETWDFLCRVGPEPLDTPPAALAGRVLSRSGRIKALLLDQAVVAGVGNIYADESLHRAGIHPQTRGNRLGRAGAERLFAHLQDVLRQAIAENGSSIRDYVNASGDAGAFQNSFAVYGRKGSPCAVCGAILFAVKVAGRTSTFCPRCQPEP from the coding sequence ATGCCGGAGTTGCCAGAGGTTGAAGTCATTGCCCGTGGGCTGCACGCCGTTTTGGTGGGGCGGGTCATTGCGGCTGTGGAGCCGGTCGATCCCACGCGGTTGAGTGAGGACGGGGCTGCGTTGGCGGCCAAGGTGGTCGGGGCCGGGGTGGTTCGGGTGAGCCGCCGGGCCAAGGTGCTGCTGATCGGGCTTGGCAACGGCGCGACCCTGGCCTTTCATCTGAAGATGACCGGGCGCGTGGTCCATGGACCCATGCGGCCTGTGGAGCGCCATGACCGGACCCGGTTCATATTGGACGACGGGTCGCTCCTTTGCTTTGCCGACATGCGCCGATTCGGGTATGTGCGCGCCTTTGCGCCGGGCGGGTTGGAGACGTGGGATTTTCTGTGCCGGGTCGGGCCTGAACCGTTGGACACCCCCCCTGCGGCCCTGGCCGGGCGGGTTTTGTCGAGATCGGGGCGGATCAAGGCGCTCCTGCTCGACCAGGCGGTGGTGGCAGGCGTGGGCAACATCTATGCAGACGAATCCCTGCACCGGGCGGGCATCCATCCGCAGACGCGCGGCAACCGGCTGGGCCGGGCCGGGGCAGAGCGATTGTTCGCCCATCTTCAGGACGTGCTGCGCCAGGCCATTGCGGAGAACGGCAGCTCCATCCGCGACTATGTCAACGCCAGCGGCGATGCCGGGGCCTTTCAGAACAGCTTTGCCGTGTACGGCAGAAAGGGCAGTCCCTGCGCGGTCTGCGGGGCGATCCTGTTTGCCGTCAAGGTGGCCGGGCGCACCTCCACCTTTTGCCCGCGCTGCCAGCCGGAGCCATGA